One region of Candidatus Eisenbacteria bacterium genomic DNA includes:
- a CDS encoding tetratricopeptide repeat protein: MEGAGGLREIDPGPTSRGNGIVEQMEAGASLGHYRIVEKIGAGGMGEVYRAEDLKLERPVAIKMLPPWAAGDRMAVERLVREAKLASALNHPNIVTMYAIEDSDPAPFLVMEYVEGETLRERLHRSPLGLPELIAIGSQVADALDAAHRVGLIHRDVKSTNILLTSDGQAKVVDFGLAKRLPGARADADAVSLTATGAIVGTAAYMSPEQTRGEPLDPRTDLFSLGVVLYEAATGRLPFEGPSMLSVLHEIALVEPPAPSRARPGLPRELDQVLLRAMAKDKARRYASAADFAAALRGLGLERGGPEADEIAGAAPFAPQSRVPNNLPSLLTSFVGRRDEMEEVGRLLGTARLVTLAGAGGCGKSRLSFQVARNLLESYPDGVWLVELAPLSDPVLVPQRAAAVLEVREEPGRELMDTLKESIGSRTLLLLLDNCEHLTSASGRLAAELIAGCPAVRILATSREALGVPGEALWRVPPLHVPDLKGPVPLARREIGQFESVRLFVERAAAVAPAFSLTEKNAETVAQICARLDGIPLAIELAAARVKVMPVGQILSRLEDRFRLLTSGSPGALPHQQTLRATVDWSYELLSDNERVLFDRMSVFAGGATLEAVESVCSGNGIGEEEVLDLLTHLVDKSLVLPEVGVGGAARYRLLETLRAYGRERLEKAGSRPERLDQHVRFYLGLAEEAEPELSGGDQSAWLERLEQEHDNLRLAGEWTIRSARPEGALQLAGALWRFWRIHGHLGEGRRRLEAALSLDATGPGLAIARAKALLGAGALARSQSEYERARALLAEGLTVSRPTEETDVTAAILLELGTVAIDQGRHADARESYEECLAIRRAAGDKRGMAIALHNLGVVSQALQDYEAAKSLYAQSLAINRELGNEGWEALGLNALGCVALDHEDHPGAQRYHEEALAIHRRLGDRWGVAYTLHELARVAIGQRDYSKSHALLDESIPIFRELGDRVAVAECLEYSAALASAEGEDERALVLAGAAAALRDALGAPPTPPDRAGMERCLAETKRRLGSAAAESAFETGRATTFERAISLAMGEPRSS; the protein is encoded by the coding sequence ATGGAAGGGGCGGGGGGCCTCCGGGAGATAGACCCCGGCCCCACCTCCAGGGGGAACGGCATCGTGGAGCAGATGGAAGCCGGCGCGAGCCTCGGCCACTACCGAATCGTCGAGAAGATCGGGGCCGGTGGGATGGGCGAGGTCTACCGCGCCGAGGATCTGAAGCTGGAGCGCCCGGTCGCGATCAAGATGCTGCCCCCCTGGGCGGCCGGCGACCGCATGGCTGTGGAACGCCTGGTGCGCGAGGCGAAGCTCGCATCCGCCCTCAACCATCCCAACATCGTCACGATGTACGCGATCGAGGACTCGGATCCCGCGCCGTTCCTCGTCATGGAGTACGTCGAGGGCGAGACCCTCCGCGAGCGCCTGCACCGGAGCCCTCTCGGTCTTCCGGAGCTGATCGCCATCGGTTCCCAGGTCGCCGACGCGCTGGACGCCGCGCACCGGGTCGGCCTGATCCACCGCGACGTCAAGTCCACGAACATCCTTCTCACCTCCGATGGCCAGGCGAAGGTCGTCGATTTCGGTCTCGCCAAGCGCCTGCCCGGAGCGCGCGCGGACGCGGATGCCGTGAGCCTTACCGCGACCGGCGCCATCGTCGGCACGGCCGCGTACATGTCGCCCGAGCAGACGCGCGGGGAGCCCCTCGACCCGCGCACCGATCTCTTCTCGCTCGGCGTCGTGCTCTACGAAGCGGCGACGGGCCGGCTACCGTTCGAGGGACCCTCGATGCTCTCCGTCCTTCACGAGATCGCGCTCGTCGAGCCACCGGCCCCCTCGCGCGCGCGGCCCGGTCTCCCGCGCGAGCTGGACCAAGTCCTCCTCCGGGCGATGGCGAAGGACAAGGCGCGCCGCTACGCAAGCGCGGCGGATTTTGCCGCGGCGCTCCGCGGTTTGGGTCTGGAGCGAGGGGGGCCGGAGGCGGACGAGATCGCAGGCGCGGCGCCTTTCGCTCCGCAGTCACGCGTGCCCAACAACCTGCCGTCGCTCTTGACCAGCTTCGTCGGCCGGCGCGATGAGATGGAGGAGGTGGGCCGCCTCCTCGGCACGGCTCGCCTGGTCACGCTCGCCGGCGCGGGCGGCTGCGGCAAGTCGCGCCTCTCGTTCCAGGTCGCTCGGAACTTGCTCGAATCGTACCCGGATGGGGTCTGGCTCGTGGAGCTGGCACCGCTCTCGGACCCCGTGCTCGTGCCGCAGCGTGCGGCAGCGGTGCTCGAGGTTCGCGAGGAGCCGGGCCGTGAGCTGATGGACACGCTCAAGGAGTCGATCGGATCCCGCACGCTCCTTCTTCTCCTGGACAACTGCGAGCACCTGACCTCGGCCAGCGGCCGGCTTGCGGCCGAGCTGATCGCGGGCTGTCCCGCGGTGCGCATCCTCGCCACGAGTCGCGAGGCGCTCGGCGTTCCCGGCGAGGCCCTCTGGCGGGTGCCGCCTCTTCACGTGCCGGATCTCAAGGGACCCGTCCCGCTGGCCCGCCGGGAGATCGGACAATTCGAATCGGTTCGCCTTTTTGTAGAGCGGGCCGCTGCGGTGGCGCCGGCGTTCTCACTGACCGAGAAGAATGCGGAGACGGTGGCGCAGATCTGCGCGCGGCTCGACGGCATCCCGCTCGCGATCGAGCTGGCCGCGGCGCGAGTCAAGGTCATGCCGGTCGGACAGATTCTGAGCCGCCTCGAGGATCGATTCCGCCTTCTCACGTCGGGAAGCCCCGGCGCGCTCCCGCACCAGCAGACGCTGCGGGCCACGGTCGACTGGAGCTACGAGCTTCTGAGCGACAACGAGCGGGTCCTCTTCGACCGCATGAGCGTCTTTGCCGGAGGCGCCACGCTCGAGGCCGTGGAATCGGTCTGTTCCGGCAATGGCATCGGGGAAGAAGAAGTCCTCGACCTGCTCACCCATCTGGTCGACAAGTCGCTCGTGTTGCCGGAGGTGGGTGTCGGTGGGGCGGCTCGGTACCGACTCCTCGAGACCCTGCGCGCCTATGGAAGGGAGAGGCTGGAGAAGGCCGGCAGCAGGCCCGAAAGACTGGATCAGCACGTCCGCTTCTATCTGGGACTCGCCGAGGAAGCCGAGCCCGAGCTGAGCGGCGGCGACCAATCGGCGTGGCTCGAGCGACTGGAGCAGGAGCACGACAACCTGCGTCTGGCAGGCGAATGGACGATTCGTTCGGCCCGGCCGGAAGGGGCGCTCCAGTTGGCCGGCGCCCTCTGGCGATTCTGGCGGATCCACGGCCACCTCGGTGAGGGGCGGCGGCGGTTGGAGGCAGCGCTCTCCTTGGACGCGACCGGGCCGGGGCTCGCCATCGCGCGCGCAAAGGCCCTGTTGGGTGCCGGCGCCCTCGCGCGTAGCCAGAGCGAATACGAACGGGCGCGGGCTTTGCTTGCGGAGGGGCTCACGGTAAGCAGGCCGACCGAAGAGACGGACGTCACGGCGGCGATCCTGCTCGAGCTGGGAACGGTCGCCATCGATCAGGGCAGGCATGCCGACGCGCGCGAGTCGTACGAGGAGTGTCTTGCCATCCGGCGCGCGGCAGGCGACAAGCGGGGAATGGCCATCGCGCTCCACAACCTGGGCGTCGTCTCCCAGGCGCTTCAGGATTATGAGGCGGCGAAGTCCCTCTATGCGCAATCGCTCGCGATCAACCGCGAGCTCGGGAACGAGGGTTGGGAAGCGCTGGGCCTGAACGCGCTGGGATGCGTGGCCCTCGACCACGAGGATCACCCTGGCGCGCAGCGGTACCACGAGGAAGCGCTTGCCATCCACAGGCGACTCGGAGACCGGTGGGGCGTTGCGTACACGCTTCACGAGCTCGCGCGGGTGGCCATCGGGCAAAGGGACTACTCGAAGTCGCACGCGCTTCTTGATGAGAGCATCCCGATCTTTCGAGAGCTTGGAGATCGTGTGGCCGTCGCCGAGTGCTTGGAGTATTCCGCGGCGCTTGCCTCGGCGGAAGGAGAGGACGAGCGCGCGCTCGTCCTTGCTGGCGCTGCCGCCGCGCTCCGTGATGCGTTGGGAGCACCGCCGACACCACCGGATCGAGCAGGCATGGAGCGATGCCTGGCCGAGACGAAGCGGAGGTTGGGGAGCGCCGCGGCTGAATCGGCGTTCGAGACCGGGCGCGCTACCACCTTCGAGCGCGCGATCTCGCTCGCCATGGGCGAACCTCGATCGTCGTAG
- a CDS encoding amino acid permease: MRLDEDSPRPVSASPGGQPKITPIDQRPRPLLRRQIGLYAATAVTVGSIIGSGIFRSPHSVARELHTEALMLAAWVVGGLLSMAGSLVLAELAVQHPRTGGLYVFIREGFGRRLAFVFGWASLAVIKPTVIASITSVFAIYACQAVGWPAAAQFPVGLAAIGVLTFVNWLGVREGANTQTILTTLKVAGILALCGAAFGLRHSGPTGAATSAVPLSTHPLLIAFVAAMIPILFAYDGWTDSTYVAGEIVNPRRNLPIAILGGTAIVIAVYVVTNLAYFAVLSPSEVAAYEAVGSETVRRVLGEWGGRALAVLVAVSTFGTISASILTGPRVTLAMAADGLFWSRAAHVHPRRGTPDFALWLQCALACIWLAAASRGFEDVSGWFVTTSWLFYGLTIAAIFIQRGRAARGTPAAVEAAPDPDAEAPAGSRSYRTPIFPLTPIIFILVTITIIVSDLAASQWRAMAGVLVAALGFPIYHVWKGRGASGR; this comes from the coding sequence ATCCGTCTGGACGAAGATTCTCCGCGTCCGGTGAGCGCCAGCCCAGGCGGCCAGCCGAAGATCACACCGATCGACCAACGCCCCCGACCTCTCCTCCGACGGCAAATCGGCCTCTACGCCGCGACCGCGGTCACGGTCGGGAGCATCATCGGCTCCGGTATCTTCCGGTCCCCCCATTCGGTCGCCAGGGAGCTCCACACCGAAGCGCTGATGTTGGCCGCCTGGGTGGTGGGCGGACTCCTCTCAATGGCGGGCTCGCTGGTTCTCGCCGAGCTGGCGGTCCAGCACCCCCGCACGGGCGGCCTCTACGTTTTCATCCGAGAGGGGTTCGGCCGCCGGCTGGCCTTCGTCTTCGGATGGGCCTCCCTCGCGGTGATCAAGCCCACCGTGATCGCCTCGATCACGAGCGTCTTCGCAATCTACGCCTGTCAGGCGGTCGGATGGCCCGCGGCCGCCCAATTCCCGGTCGGGCTCGCCGCCATCGGCGTCCTCACGTTCGTGAACTGGCTCGGCGTCCGCGAGGGCGCGAATACGCAGACGATTCTCACGACGCTCAAGGTCGCGGGGATTCTCGCGCTCTGCGGCGCCGCCTTTGGTCTTCGGCACTCGGGCCCTACCGGCGCGGCGACCTCGGCCGTGCCGCTCTCGACGCATCCGCTTCTGATCGCGTTCGTCGCGGCGATGATCCCGATCCTGTTCGCGTATGACGGCTGGACCGACTCGACCTATGTCGCGGGAGAGATCGTGAATCCGAGGCGAAATCTCCCGATCGCGATCCTGGGCGGGACCGCGATCGTGATCGCGGTGTACGTCGTGACGAATCTCGCCTACTTCGCGGTGCTCTCGCCGAGCGAGGTCGCGGCCTACGAAGCGGTGGGAAGCGAGACGGTGCGCCGGGTCCTCGGGGAGTGGGGCGGCCGCGCCCTCGCGGTTCTCGTCGCGGTGTCCACATTCGGAACCATCAGCGCCTCGATCCTCACCGGCCCGCGCGTGACCCTGGCGATGGCTGCCGACGGGCTCTTCTGGTCACGGGCCGCGCACGTCCACCCGCGCCGTGGAACTCCGGACTTCGCTCTCTGGCTCCAGTGCGCGCTCGCGTGCATCTGGCTCGCCGCCGCCTCTCGCGGGTTCGAGGACGTCTCCGGTTGGTTCGTCACGACCTCCTGGCTCTTCTACGGCCTCACGATCGCCGCGATCTTCATCCAGCGGGGCCGGGCGGCGAGGGGTACTCCCGCCGCCGTCGAGGCGGCCCCCGATCCCGACGCCGAGGCCCCGGCGGGCTCGCGCTCCTATCGGACCCCGATCTTTCCCCTCACGCCGATCATCTTTATCCTCGTCACGATCACCATCATCGTCAGCGATCTCGCGGCCAGCCAGTGGCGCGCCATGGCCGGCGTGCTGGTCGCGGCCCTCGGCTTTCCGATCTATCATGTATGGAAGGGGCGGGGGGCCTCCGGGAGATAG